A genomic window from Micromonospora violae includes:
- a CDS encoding AMP-binding protein: MTVATTRHPAPAHPEPAGVDNRLVVGGAARTWRSLPMPTLPDPAAVLAHSAVHALTAARQHAVHGTELLISTASRVDATMRAELSAAGFTVSVLDDDGVRPSAPTRPRVAEPGRLWLLTSGSTGRPKRVGHTLDTLTTVRADQPERTWLCPYAPGTYAWWQVVTLSLTQPGQHLVVVEPDELDDWPSVAAAHGVDAASGTPTFWRRTLHRDADALARVPLRQITLGGEPVDQAILDQLREVFPTARISWIYASSEVGASIVVHDGRAGFPVDWLDRETPGRPTLSVHDDELVVTSPHHGVGLAGPIRTGDRVQVLDGRVLITGRLDSDEINVGGSKVSAGLVRGVLAGHPAVAWARVTGRRAPVLGRMVVAEVVLAPADPAGADPASADTGVPDEAALVRWCADRLPEHAVPRRIRVLTDIPVKETLKSDV; encoded by the coding sequence GTGACCGTCGCGACGACGCGCCACCCGGCCCCCGCGCACCCGGAGCCGGCCGGTGTCGACAACCGGCTCGTCGTCGGTGGCGCCGCGCGGACCTGGCGGTCGCTGCCGATGCCCACGCTGCCCGATCCGGCGGCGGTGCTCGCCCACTCGGCCGTGCACGCGCTCACCGCGGCGCGGCAACACGCCGTGCACGGCACCGAGCTGCTGATCAGCACCGCGAGTCGGGTGGACGCCACGATGCGCGCCGAACTGTCGGCGGCCGGGTTCACCGTCAGCGTCCTCGACGACGACGGTGTGCGGCCGAGCGCGCCGACCCGGCCCCGAGTCGCCGAGCCCGGCCGGCTCTGGCTGCTGACCTCGGGCTCCACCGGGCGTCCGAAGCGGGTCGGGCACACCCTCGACACGCTGACCACCGTGCGGGCCGACCAGCCCGAGCGGACCTGGCTCTGCCCGTACGCCCCCGGCACGTACGCCTGGTGGCAGGTGGTCACCCTGTCGCTGACCCAGCCCGGGCAGCACCTGGTGGTGGTCGAGCCCGACGAGTTGGACGACTGGCCGTCGGTCGCGGCGGCGCACGGGGTGGACGCGGCCTCCGGCACCCCGACCTTCTGGCGGCGCACCCTCCACCGCGACGCCGACGCGCTGGCCCGGGTGCCGCTGCGTCAGATCACCCTCGGCGGAGAGCCGGTGGACCAGGCGATCCTGGACCAGCTGCGGGAGGTCTTCCCAACGGCCCGGATCTCCTGGATCTACGCCTCCTCCGAGGTCGGGGCGTCCATTGTGGTGCACGACGGGCGGGCCGGGTTCCCGGTCGACTGGCTGGACCGGGAAACCCCGGGCCGGCCGACACTCTCGGTCCACGATGACGAACTGGTGGTCACCTCCCCGCACCACGGGGTCGGTCTGGCCGGCCCGATCCGCACCGGGGACCGGGTGCAGGTGCTCGACGGCCGGGTGCTGATCACCGGCCGACTCGACTCCGACGAGATCAACGTCGGTGGCAGCAAGGTCTCCGCCGGTCTGGTCCGCGGCGTGCTGGCCGGTCATCCGGCGGTGGCCTGGGCCCGGGTGACCGGCCGCCGCGCCCCGGTGCTCGGGCGGATGGTGGTCGCCGAGGTGGTCCTCGCCCCCGCCGACCCGGCCGGCGCTGACCCGGCCTCCGCCGACACCGGTGTGCCGGACGAGGCCGCGCTGGTCCGCTGGTGCGCCGACCGGCTACCCGAGCACGCGGTGCCGCGCCGCATCCGCGTCCTGACCGACATTCCCGTCAAGGAGACCCTGAAGAGCGATGTCTGA
- a CDS encoding SDR family NAD(P)-dependent oxidoreductase: MSEPADTQLVPPSSVVLVSGGSRGLGLAIATDLLDAGVRVAAFARTVTPELEKLAAEHPDRVHVGSVDVTDLRAVQSFVREVEQRLGPIDGIVNNAAVGQDSLHAHTATDDIARIIETNLTAPLQLTRLVIRRMLAKGLRGRIVNITSICGQRGFPGLVAYSATKGGMDAATRSLARELGGRMLVNSVAPGFFASEMSAVLGPTQLDQIVRRTPTGHLTEPEEVTPVVRMLLREHTNINGQVIVVDGAASS; the protein is encoded by the coding sequence ATGTCTGAGCCCGCCGACACCCAGCTCGTCCCGCCCAGCTCCGTGGTCCTCGTCTCCGGGGGCTCCCGTGGCCTGGGCCTGGCCATCGCCACCGACCTGCTCGACGCGGGCGTACGCGTGGCCGCGTTCGCCCGCACCGTCACCCCGGAGTTGGAGAAGCTCGCCGCCGAGCACCCCGACCGGGTGCACGTCGGCTCGGTCGACGTCACCGACCTGCGCGCCGTGCAGAGCTTCGTCCGCGAGGTGGAGCAGCGTCTCGGCCCGATCGACGGCATCGTCAACAACGCCGCCGTGGGGCAGGACTCCCTGCACGCGCACACCGCCACCGACGACATCGCCCGGATCATCGAGACCAACCTGACGGCCCCGCTCCAGCTGACCCGGCTGGTGATCCGCCGGATGCTCGCCAAGGGGCTGCGCGGGCGGATCGTCAACATCACCTCGATCTGCGGGCAGCGCGGCTTCCCCGGCCTCGTCGCGTACTCGGCCACCAAGGGCGGCATGGACGCGGCCACCCGCTCGCTCGCCCGCGAACTGGGTGGCCGGATGCTGGTCAACTCGGTCGCACCCGGCTTCTTCGCCTCGGAGATGTCCGCCGTGCTCGGCCCGACCCAACTGGACCAGATCGTGCGCCGCACCCCGACCGGTCACCTCACCGAGCCGGAGGAGGTCACGCCGGTCGTGCGGATGCTGCTGCGCGAGCACACCAACATCAACGGCCAGGTCATCGTGGTGGACGGTGCCGCCTCCAGCTGA
- the pseI gene encoding pseudaminic acid synthase, which produces MTATITIGPHAVGAGERPFVVAEMSGNHNGDLNRALAIVDAVAESGAHALKLQTYRPDTITIDVDTPAFRISSGHELWGGENLYRLYQRAHTPYEWHAPIFERARERGLTVFSSPFDATAVELLESLDAPAYKIASSELVDLPLIRLVASTGKPMVISTGMATVAEIDAAVRTARAGGAAGIVLLACTASYPAPPADSNLRRLPVLAGAFDLPVGLSDHTPGIGVAVASVALGACFIEKHVTLDRADGGVDSDFSLNPTELAALVAESGRAYAALGGTAIGPTPAEREGLRFRRSLYVVEDVRAGDPVTTHNVRSIRPAGGLVPVEIDRVLGRTFTTDVPRGTPLNWNLI; this is translated from the coding sequence ATGACGGCGACAATCACCATCGGACCGCACGCGGTCGGTGCCGGCGAGCGACCGTTCGTGGTCGCCGAGATGTCCGGCAACCACAACGGCGATCTGAACCGGGCGCTGGCCATCGTCGACGCGGTGGCCGAGAGTGGGGCGCACGCGCTCAAGCTCCAGACGTACCGGCCGGACACGATCACCATCGACGTCGACACCCCGGCGTTCCGGATCTCCAGCGGGCACGAGTTGTGGGGCGGGGAGAACCTGTACCGCCTCTACCAGCGCGCGCACACCCCGTACGAGTGGCACGCCCCGATCTTCGAGCGGGCCCGTGAGCGTGGCCTGACCGTCTTCTCGTCACCGTTCGACGCGACCGCCGTGGAGCTGCTGGAGTCGCTGGACGCGCCCGCGTACAAGATCGCCTCGTCGGAGCTGGTCGACCTGCCGCTGATCCGACTCGTGGCCAGCACCGGCAAGCCCATGGTGATCTCCACCGGCATGGCGACGGTCGCCGAGATCGACGCCGCCGTACGCACCGCGCGAGCCGGCGGCGCGGCGGGCATCGTCCTGCTGGCCTGCACCGCGTCCTATCCGGCACCCCCGGCCGACAGCAACCTGCGCCGACTGCCGGTGCTGGCCGGTGCGTTCGACCTGCCGGTTGGGCTCTCCGACCACACGCCCGGTATCGGGGTGGCGGTCGCCTCCGTGGCGCTCGGCGCCTGCTTCATCGAGAAGCACGTGACGCTGGACCGGGCCGACGGCGGCGTCGACTCCGACTTCTCCCTCAACCCGACCGAACTCGCGGCCCTGGTCGCCGAGTCCGGCCGGGCGTACGCGGCGCTGGGCGGCACCGCGATCGGCCCCACCCCCGCCGAACGGGAGGGGCTGCGCTTCCGCCGGTCGCTCTACGTCGTCGAGGACGTCCGGGCCGGCGACCCGGTGACCACGCACAACGTCCGCTCAATCCGACCGGCCGGCGGGTTGGTGCCCGTGGAGATCGACCGGGTCCTGGGCCGCACCTTCACCACCGACGTCCCGCGCGGCACCCCCCTGAACTGGAACCTGATCTAA
- a CDS encoding glycosyltransferase, translated as MHAPLLSIVVPVYGVEAYLYQCLESIRADIPSGESDAVELIAVDDASPDGCGDMLRSYAVGRDGVRVVHLNSNVGLGLARNAGLDVATGRYVWFIDSDDWLPPGTIAAVLDRLRQHQPDVLMLDHLRVHEGGRREVDASSPLLRGITGVTRLADQPQLLRVQHTAWNKVIRRDFLDELELRFFPGWYEDIPFSHPLLIGAEKISVLDRVCYLYRQGRQGAITSTRSDRHFDAFAQYERLMAWVARKHPDERWQAELFELMISHYLVVVGNDSRLHPHLRRDFFHRATAHYRRYLPAGGYPLPPGVTGVKHRLIGRGDWLAYSALRQAHRVAGRLRRPGPEQPLGQPGQAVLGGADSGSLTGDEDPGRRAAAAPTRDGALAPGRLDALAGGQLP; from the coding sequence ATGCACGCACCGCTGCTGAGCATCGTCGTACCCGTCTACGGCGTCGAGGCGTACCTGTACCAGTGCCTGGAGTCGATCCGGGCCGACATCCCGTCGGGCGAATCCGACGCGGTCGAGCTGATCGCCGTCGACGACGCCTCCCCGGACGGCTGCGGCGACATGCTCCGCTCGTACGCGGTGGGCCGCGACGGCGTGCGCGTCGTGCACCTGAACAGCAACGTGGGTCTGGGGTTGGCCCGCAACGCCGGGCTCGACGTGGCCACCGGCCGGTACGTCTGGTTCATCGACAGCGACGACTGGTTGCCGCCCGGAACGATAGCGGCGGTGCTGGACCGGCTGCGTCAGCACCAGCCCGACGTGCTGATGCTCGACCACCTGCGGGTGCACGAGGGCGGCCGGCGGGAGGTCGACGCGAGCAGTCCGCTGCTGCGCGGAATCACCGGCGTCACCCGGCTGGCCGACCAGCCGCAGCTGTTGCGGGTGCAGCACACCGCCTGGAACAAGGTGATCCGCCGGGACTTCCTGGACGAGCTGGAGCTGCGGTTCTTCCCCGGCTGGTACGAGGACATCCCGTTCAGCCACCCGCTGCTGATCGGGGCCGAGAAGATCTCCGTGCTGGACCGGGTCTGCTACCTGTACCGCCAGGGCCGCCAGGGCGCGATCACCTCCACCCGCAGCGACCGGCACTTCGACGCCTTCGCCCAGTACGAGCGGCTGATGGCCTGGGTCGCGCGCAAGCACCCGGACGAGCGGTGGCAGGCCGAACTGTTCGAGCTGATGATCAGCCACTACCTGGTGGTGGTGGGCAACGACAGCCGGCTGCACCCGCACCTGCGGCGCGACTTCTTCCACCGGGCCACCGCGCACTACCGCCGGTACCTGCCCGCCGGGGGCTACCCGCTGCCCCCGGGCGTGACCGGGGTCAAGCACCGCCTCATCGGGCGGGGCGACTGGTTGGCGTACTCGGCGCTGCGCCAGGCCCACCGGGTCGCCGGGCGGCTGCGTCGGCCCGGCCCGGAGCAGCCCCTGGGTCAGCCCGGGCAAGCCGTCCTGGGCGGCGCCGACAGCGGTTCGCTCACCGGCGATGAGGACCCGGGGCGTCGGGCGGCCGCCGCGCCGACGCGCGACGGTGCGCTCGCGCCGGGGCGACTCGACGCGTTGGCCGGTGGTCAGCTGCCGTGA
- a CDS encoding acyltransferase family protein: MTSVAAGSVARPTSAPPRLPSLTGLRWIAALLVFGFHAGTMRIITEPDYKAVVDGLFTLGLSGVQFFFILSGFVLVWSARVGDSRRTFWRRRFAKIYPNHLVLWGATLVVAWWFADPVLPAAALENLLLLQAWDPRPGWFYSINTVSWSLSCEFFFYLCLPLALPLLRRARPKLLWALVVALPLLILALWPAQELVPEVSRWWFTQIFPPVRSLEFWLGAVAAELMRRGLWRGPGLPVASGIFVVTWVAAAQWIPAEWWTTLLAVAYLLVITAAADADVRGRRSPWRSRPLVWLGEVSFAFYLVHVLVMTSVLRWSGDWGTGFGGWRGPAVVLGFLVANLILAGLLHRFVETPMMRRLAPRRPARPASVPRQRTAAGTDDAPHPGSGVRGAADEVGPAGGGSAYVDSR, encoded by the coding sequence ATGACGAGCGTCGCCGCGGGGTCGGTCGCCCGACCCACCTCCGCCCCGCCCCGGCTGCCCTCGTTGACCGGGCTGCGGTGGATCGCCGCCCTGCTGGTCTTCGGTTTCCACGCGGGCACCATGCGGATCATCACCGAGCCGGACTACAAGGCGGTGGTCGACGGGCTGTTCACCCTGGGCCTCTCCGGGGTGCAGTTCTTCTTCATCCTCAGCGGTTTCGTGCTGGTCTGGTCGGCCCGGGTGGGCGACTCCCGGCGTACCTTCTGGCGGCGGCGGTTCGCCAAGATCTACCCGAACCACCTGGTGTTGTGGGGGGCGACGCTGGTGGTCGCCTGGTGGTTCGCCGACCCGGTCCTGCCGGCGGCCGCGCTGGAGAACCTGCTGCTGCTCCAGGCGTGGGACCCCCGGCCGGGCTGGTTCTACAGCATCAACACCGTCAGCTGGTCGCTCTCCTGCGAGTTCTTCTTCTACCTCTGTCTGCCGCTGGCGTTGCCGCTGCTGCGTCGGGCCCGACCGAAGCTGCTCTGGGCGCTCGTCGTCGCGCTGCCGTTGCTGATCCTCGCGCTGTGGCCGGCGCAGGAGCTGGTGCCGGAGGTGAGCCGGTGGTGGTTCACCCAGATCTTCCCGCCGGTGCGGTCGCTGGAGTTCTGGTTGGGCGCGGTGGCGGCCGAGTTGATGCGTCGAGGACTCTGGCGCGGTCCCGGCCTGCCGGTGGCCAGCGGGATCTTCGTGGTCACCTGGGTGGCGGCCGCGCAGTGGATCCCCGCCGAGTGGTGGACGACGCTGCTCGCGGTCGCGTACCTGTTGGTGATCACCGCTGCCGCGGACGCCGACGTGCGGGGCCGGCGCTCGCCGTGGCGGTCCCGGCCGCTGGTCTGGCTCGGCGAGGTGTCGTTCGCCTTCTACCTGGTGCACGTGCTGGTGATGACGAGCGTGCTGCGCTGGAGTGGGGACTGGGGGACCGGCTTCGGGGGCTGGCGCGGCCCGGCCGTGGTGCTCGGCTTCCTGGTGGCGAACCTGATCCTCGCCGGGCTGCTGCATCGCTTCGTCGAGACCCCGATGATGCGCCGGCTCGCGCCGCGCCGTCCGGCCCGTCCGGCGTCCGTCCCCCGACAACGCACGGCCGCCGGTACCGACGACGCGCCACACCCCGGAAGCGGGGTCCGAGGTGCGGCCGACGAGGTCGGTCCGGCCGGCGGTGGATCAGCGTACGTCGACTCGCGCTGA
- a CDS encoding C39 family peptidase codes for MKHTLQRQLRRLATERPYQIVAASAAALVIATTTGALLTTADDAPAGQRTATTVAELRSDVAASRGDARDASPSASAAPTTGAPASSAASPAAKAASNPDLTRKPKPKPPATKVLDYDYEAQNTYYNCGPAATRNALSAAGIDRTQDELAAELGTTEMGTNSAEDTTRVLNAEVKGSPYRTRMFPTAPSPAQMDRLQADVMKAITDGRGVVANVVGDATDTDGGWHSYGGGHYIAVVGYKDNGRTVRIADSANPADPSYWITTIDLANWITSRGYSA; via the coding sequence GTGAAGCACACCCTGCAGCGTCAGCTCCGCCGCCTCGCCACCGAGCGCCCGTACCAGATCGTCGCCGCCTCCGCCGCGGCCCTCGTGATCGCCACCACCACCGGAGCCCTGCTCACCACGGCCGACGACGCCCCGGCCGGCCAGCGCACCGCGACCACCGTCGCCGAGCTGCGCAGCGACGTCGCCGCCTCCCGCGGCGACGCCCGGGACGCGTCCCCCTCGGCCAGCGCCGCGCCGACCACGGGTGCCCCGGCCAGCAGCGCCGCGTCCCCCGCCGCCAAGGCCGCGAGCAACCCGGACCTGACCCGCAAGCCGAAGCCGAAGCCGCCCGCGACCAAGGTGCTCGACTACGACTACGAGGCGCAGAACACCTACTACAACTGCGGCCCGGCGGCCACCCGCAACGCGCTCAGCGCCGCCGGCATCGACCGCACCCAGGACGAGCTCGCCGCCGAGCTGGGCACCACCGAGATGGGCACCAACTCGGCCGAGGACACCACCCGGGTGCTCAACGCCGAGGTGAAGGGCTCCCCGTACCGGACCCGGATGTTCCCCACCGCGCCCAGCCCGGCGCAGATGGACCGCCTCCAGGCCGACGTCATGAAGGCCATCACCGACGGCCGGGGCGTGGTCGCCAACGTCGTCGGGGACGCCACCGACACCGACGGCGGCTGGCACTCCTACGGCGGCGGGCACTACATCGCCGTCGTCGGCTACAAGGACAACGGTCGCACCGTGCGGATCGCCGACTCGGCGAACCCGGCCGACCCGTCGTACTGGATCACCACCATCGACCTGGCCAACTGGATCACCAGCCGGGGCTACTCCGCCTGA
- a CDS encoding alpha/beta fold hydrolase produces MVDESGGPAGRGRVLLLLHGMGTTGDVWLPWAPLLEQRWAGRWLAPDLAGHGWAEPLPSYTFAGFADRIARGLAPGDRLVVLGHSLGGVVGLALAARAAGTPVDAVVGLGIKAVWSPDELTRAADLAARPVSWFATRAEAARRYLRVSGLAGLVPPDHPVVDAGLRQVDGRWRLAMDPTAFAVGEPDLAGLLAATDVPVVLARGENDPMVTDEQLKEYGVPVATLPGLGHNAHVEDPAAVLALLDPYR; encoded by the coding sequence GTGGTGGATGAATCGGGTGGTCCCGCCGGTCGTGGGCGTGTCCTGCTGCTCCTGCACGGAATGGGCACGACCGGGGACGTCTGGTTGCCGTGGGCGCCGCTGCTGGAGCAGCGCTGGGCGGGGCGGTGGCTGGCACCGGACCTCGCCGGCCACGGCTGGGCGGAGCCGCTGCCGTCGTACACCTTCGCGGGGTTCGCCGACCGGATAGCGCGCGGCCTGGCACCCGGCGACCGGCTGGTCGTGCTCGGGCACTCGCTGGGCGGGGTGGTCGGCCTCGCGCTGGCCGCCCGCGCCGCCGGGACGCCCGTGGACGCCGTGGTCGGGCTGGGCATCAAGGCCGTCTGGTCACCCGACGAGCTGACCCGCGCCGCCGACCTCGCCGCCCGCCCGGTCAGCTGGTTCGCCACCCGCGCCGAGGCCGCGCGCCGCTACCTTCGGGTGTCCGGCCTGGCCGGCCTGGTCCCGCCGGACCACCCGGTGGTGGACGCCGGGCTGCGCCAGGTCGACGGCCGGTGGCGCCTCGCCATGGACCCGACCGCCTTCGCCGTCGGCGAACCCGACCTGGCCGGGCTGCTGGCGGCGACCGACGTGCCGGTGGTGCTGGCGCGCGGCGAGAACGACCCGATGGTCACCGACGAACAGCTCAAGGAGTACGGCGTACCGGTCGCCACGCTGCCCGGTCTCGGCCACAACGCGCACGTGGAGGACCCGGCGGCGGTGCTGGCCCTGCTGGATCCGTACCGCTGA
- a CDS encoding CDP-glycerol glycerophosphotransferase family protein: MRGDLVRKLAARCLTTGLAVLAFVVLALTGATGWGLALAVAALAASAVEQRIRPSADLVAETTLIAAAILVGYSRRLDDGLDLALVATGLVLLGLVLLVGPLRTAGGLEIRAANLPVRAWTPLIADRLNTALLGLLAALALAAALTLPAGVALAVSLLVGAGAGAVALDLARRRFRPRAGGGSVAAALRRHQPEFLLYFSAPPGSEYQVTMWLPYLQRIGRPFLVVLREPEFLAPIAAATDAPVVYCPTLRAMDEALVPSLRAAFYVNHGAKNSHCIRFTQLTHVQLHHGDSDKAPSANPVSGIFDRIFVAGQAAIDRYARAGVRIPAEKFVVVGRPQVESIQVRPEPARGLAAPTVLYTPTWTGHHADADYCSLPVAEQLLRRLLERGATMILRAHPYTTQNPASARQLGRLHELLTADRARTGRQHVFGSAARELSLTECVNAADALVSDVSGVISDFLYSGKPYAVTDMGGEGDRFVERFPLAGSGYVLRRDMSNVDDVLTDLLDTDPLAEARWATRRRYLGDFPAESYAEAFLSAARRELTPAATLAATTPA, translated from the coding sequence ATGCGCGGCGACCTGGTTCGAAAGCTGGCCGCCCGGTGCCTGACCACCGGGTTGGCCGTGCTGGCCTTCGTCGTGCTGGCGCTCACCGGCGCCACCGGCTGGGGGCTGGCGCTGGCCGTCGCCGCGCTGGCCGCCTCGGCCGTCGAGCAGCGCATCCGGCCCAGCGCCGACCTGGTGGCGGAGACCACGTTGATCGCCGCGGCGATCCTGGTCGGTTACTCCCGCCGGCTCGACGACGGGCTCGACCTCGCGCTGGTCGCCACCGGGCTGGTCCTGCTGGGGCTGGTGCTGCTGGTGGGGCCGCTGCGTACCGCCGGCGGTCTGGAGATCCGGGCCGCCAACCTTCCGGTACGCGCGTGGACCCCGTTGATCGCCGACCGGCTCAACACGGCCCTGTTGGGGCTGCTCGCCGCCCTGGCGCTCGCCGCCGCGCTCACCCTGCCGGCCGGTGTGGCGCTGGCCGTCAGCCTGCTGGTCGGCGCGGGCGCCGGTGCGGTCGCGCTGGACCTGGCCCGGCGGCGGTTCCGGCCGAGGGCCGGCGGCGGTTCGGTGGCCGCTGCGCTGCGCCGGCACCAGCCGGAGTTCCTGCTCTACTTCTCCGCGCCGCCCGGTTCGGAGTACCAGGTCACCATGTGGCTGCCGTACCTGCAACGGATCGGCCGGCCGTTCCTGGTCGTGCTGCGGGAGCCGGAGTTCCTGGCTCCGATCGCGGCGGCCACCGACGCTCCGGTGGTCTACTGCCCGACCCTGCGGGCCATGGACGAGGCGCTGGTGCCGAGCCTGCGGGCGGCGTTCTACGTCAACCACGGGGCGAAGAACAGCCACTGCATCCGCTTCACCCAGCTCACCCACGTGCAGTTGCACCACGGCGACAGCGACAAGGCACCGAGCGCCAACCCGGTGTCCGGGATCTTCGACCGGATCTTCGTGGCCGGTCAGGCGGCGATCGACAGGTACGCCCGCGCCGGGGTGCGGATCCCGGCGGAGAAGTTCGTGGTGGTGGGTCGCCCACAGGTCGAGTCGATCCAGGTACGCCCGGAGCCCGCGCGCGGGTTGGCGGCCCCCACGGTGCTCTACACCCCCACCTGGACCGGGCACCACGCCGACGCCGACTACTGCTCGCTGCCGGTGGCCGAGCAGCTGCTGCGTCGGCTGCTGGAGCGCGGCGCGACAATGATCCTGCGGGCCCACCCGTACACGACGCAGAACCCGGCGTCGGCACGCCAGTTGGGCCGGCTGCACGAGCTGCTGACGGCCGATCGGGCCCGCACCGGCCGGCAGCACGTGTTCGGATCGGCGGCTCGGGAGCTGAGCCTGACCGAGTGTGTCAACGCCGCCGACGCGCTGGTCTCCGACGTCTCCGGGGTGATCTCGGACTTCCTCTACTCCGGCAAGCCGTACGCGGTGACCGACATGGGTGGCGAGGGCGACCGGTTCGTGGAACGGTTCCCGCTGGCCGGGTCGGGTTACGTGCTGCGCCGGGACATGTCCAACGTGGACGATGTGCTGACCGACCTGCTGGACACCGACCCGCTGGCCGAGGCCCGCTGGGCGACCCGCCGCCGCTACCTGGGCGACTTCCCCGCCGAGTCGTACGCCGAAGCCTTCCTGAGCGCCGCCCGCCGCGAGCTGACCCCGGCCGCGACACTGGCCGCGACCACGCCGGCGTAG